The Cydia pomonella isolate Wapato2018A chromosome 17, ilCydPomo1, whole genome shotgun sequence genome includes a window with the following:
- the LOC133526853 gene encoding large ribosomal subunit protein uL22, whose protein sequence is MGRYSREPDNPAKSCKARGSNLRVHFKNTYETAMAIRKMPLRRAVRYLKNVTEKKECIPFRRFNGGVGRCAQAKQFGTTQGRWPKKSAEFLLQLLRNAESNADYKGLDVDRLVIDHIQVNRAPCLRRRTYRAHGRINPYMSSPCHIEVCLSEREAAVARAAPADDAPAKKKLSKKKLARQKEKMMRE, encoded by the exons ATGGGACGTTACTCTCGGGAGCCGGATAACCCAGCCAAGTCATGCAAGGCACGTGGCTCAAACCTCCGTGTTCATTTCAAG AACACTTATGAAACGGCGATGGCTATAAGAAAAATGCCTCTGCGCCGTGCTGTGCGTTATCTGAAGAACGTGACTGAGAAGAAGGAGTGCATTCCCTTCCGTCGCTTCAACGGTGGTGTGGGTCGCTGCGCGCAGGCGAAGCAGTTCGGCACCACGCAGGGCCGTTGGCCCAAGAAGTCCGCGGAGTTCTTGCTGCAGCTGCTCAGGAACGCCGAGTCCAACGCAGACTACAAAGGCCTAGATGTTGACAGGCTGGTCATTGATCACATTCAG GTGAATCGCGCGCCCTGCCTGCGCCGGCGCACGTACCGCGCGCACGGCCGCATCAACCCCTACATGTCCTCTCCCTGCCACATTGAG GTGTGCCTGTCGGAGCGCGAGGCCGCGGtggcgcgcgccgcgccggcggACGACGCGCCGGCCAAGAAGAAGCTCTCCAAGAAGAAGCTGGCTCGCCAGAAGGAGAAGATGATGAGGGAATAG